From Burkholderia pseudomultivorans, the proteins below share one genomic window:
- a CDS encoding porin, with product MKQSKVAVAVALACAACIPAIGHAQSSVTLYGILDAGVTYVNNTGGSHVVKFDDGVAYGNRFGLKGTEDLGGGLKAVFALESGFHLGNGQLGFGGAEFGRQAYVGLQNGWGTLSFGNQLDITNELVSIYNISAWGSGYAIHQGDFDRFNGDRLPNSVKFLSNDLNGFKVGAMYSFGNVAGNFHRNSAWSAGASFTKGDFSIGAAYTRLNNPNGIYAFDPYAMIGTHTFLGQQTVTVDPVTGARTDLYANTPMNVDSQGTFGVGTSYTIGKLSLDANFSYTTIKGFGQSSHMQVYEGGGLYQFTPALSFIAGYQHTRFEGHHWNQGTAGLHYLLSKRTDVYISGDYLRASQGVDAVIGYSFTPSTTQTQADVRIGMRHSF from the coding sequence ATGAAGCAATCGAAAGTTGCCGTGGCAGTCGCGCTGGCGTGCGCGGCGTGTATTCCCGCGATCGGTCATGCACAGAGCAGCGTCACGCTGTACGGGATTCTCGACGCGGGCGTCACGTATGTGAACAACACGGGCGGCTCGCACGTGGTCAAGTTCGACGACGGCGTCGCATACGGGAACCGCTTCGGGCTCAAGGGCACGGAGGATCTCGGCGGCGGCCTGAAGGCCGTGTTCGCGCTCGAGAGCGGCTTCCATCTCGGCAACGGGCAGCTCGGCTTCGGCGGCGCCGAATTCGGCCGCCAGGCTTATGTCGGCCTGCAGAACGGCTGGGGCACGCTGTCGTTCGGCAACCAGCTCGACATCACGAACGAACTCGTATCGATCTACAACATCTCGGCGTGGGGCAGCGGCTATGCGATCCACCAGGGCGACTTCGACCGCTTCAACGGCGACCGCCTGCCGAATTCGGTGAAGTTCCTGTCGAACGATCTCAACGGCTTCAAGGTCGGCGCGATGTATTCGTTCGGCAACGTCGCCGGCAACTTCCACCGCAACAGCGCATGGAGCGCGGGCGCGAGCTTCACGAAGGGCGATTTCTCGATCGGCGCCGCCTACACGCGCCTGAACAACCCGAACGGCATCTACGCGTTCGACCCGTACGCGATGATCGGCACGCATACGTTCCTCGGCCAGCAGACCGTCACCGTCGATCCGGTCACGGGCGCGCGCACCGACCTGTACGCGAACACGCCGATGAACGTCGACAGCCAGGGCACGTTCGGCGTCGGCACGAGCTACACGATCGGCAAGCTGTCGCTCGACGCGAACTTCTCGTACACGACGATCAAGGGCTTTGGCCAGTCGTCGCACATGCAGGTGTACGAAGGCGGCGGCCTGTACCAGTTCACGCCGGCGCTGAGCTTCATCGCGGGCTACCAGCACACGCGCTTCGAAGGCCACCACTGGAACCAAGGCACGGCCGGCCTCCACTACCTGCTGTCGAAGCGCACCGACGTCTATATCTCGGGCGACTACCTGCGTGCGTCGCAGGGTGTCGACGCGGTGATCGGCTACAGCTTCACGCCGTCGACGACGCAGACGCAGGCCGACGTGCGGATCGGGATGCGGCATTCGTTCTGA
- a CDS encoding MFS transporter, which translates to MTTPLPEASLPSDPPANLFRHVPFLRFWGTRVMSSLAFQILSVAIGWHVYAITHSAFALGLVGLAQFVPMFALTLVVGQVADRYDRRRIATICQSVEALASGVFLLGAAQGWLGAPGVYALAAIVGTARAFESPSVSSLLPAVVPRPELPRATALSTSANQAAQILGPACGGLLYGFGAPVAFGTSVVAFAIAAMLSGRIPLRSAPPSREPVTLRSVFSGIAFIRREPAILGALSLDLFAVLFGGATALLPIYARDILQVGPWGLGALRAAPAVGALAGTLWLTRFPLKARPGRAMFGGVLAFGIATIVFGLSRHFALSLLALAALGASDVISVVVRLSLVQLRTPDEMLGRVSAVNALFIGTSNQLGEFESGVTAAWWGAPTAIVVGGAATIAVALAWMRLFPQLTNMKSLERDA; encoded by the coding sequence ATGACGACCCCGTTACCCGAAGCCAGCCTGCCGTCCGACCCGCCTGCCAACCTGTTCCGCCACGTCCCGTTCCTGCGCTTCTGGGGCACGCGCGTGATGTCGTCGCTGGCGTTCCAGATCCTGTCGGTCGCGATCGGCTGGCATGTCTACGCGATCACGCACAGCGCGTTCGCACTCGGGCTCGTCGGTCTCGCGCAGTTCGTGCCGATGTTCGCGCTGACGCTCGTCGTCGGGCAGGTCGCCGACCGCTACGACCGGCGGCGCATCGCGACGATCTGCCAGAGCGTCGAGGCGCTCGCGTCCGGCGTGTTCCTGCTGGGCGCCGCGCAGGGCTGGCTGGGCGCGCCGGGCGTCTATGCACTGGCCGCCATCGTCGGTACTGCGCGCGCATTCGAGTCGCCGTCGGTGTCGTCGCTGCTGCCGGCCGTCGTGCCGCGCCCCGAACTGCCGCGCGCCACCGCGCTGTCGACGTCCGCGAACCAGGCCGCGCAGATCCTCGGCCCGGCATGCGGCGGGCTGTTGTACGGCTTCGGCGCGCCGGTCGCATTCGGCACCAGCGTGGTCGCGTTCGCGATCGCGGCGATGCTGAGCGGCAGGATTCCGCTGCGCAGCGCACCGCCTTCGCGCGAGCCCGTCACGCTGAGGTCGGTGTTCTCGGGGATCGCATTCATCCGGCGCGAGCCGGCGATTCTCGGTGCGCTGTCGCTCGACCTGTTCGCGGTGCTGTTCGGCGGCGCGACCGCGCTGCTGCCGATCTATGCGCGCGACATCCTGCAGGTCGGGCCGTGGGGGCTCGGCGCGTTGCGCGCGGCGCCCGCGGTCGGTGCACTCGCGGGCACGCTGTGGCTCACGCGCTTTCCGCTGAAAGCGCGGCCCGGCCGCGCGATGTTCGGCGGCGTGCTCGCGTTCGGCATCGCGACGATCGTGTTCGGGCTGTCGCGGCATTTCGCGCTGTCGCTGCTCGCACTCGCGGCGCTCGGCGCGTCGGATGTGATCAGCGTGGTGGTGCGCCTGTCGCTCGTGCAACTGCGCACACCCGACGAGATGCTCGGGCGTGTGAGCGCCGTCAATGCGCTGTTCATCGGTACATCGAATCAGCTGGGCGAATTCGAGTCGGGCGTGACCGCCGCATGGTGGGGCGCGCCGACGGCGATCGTCGTCGGCGGGGCGGCGACGATTGCCGTCGCGCTCGCATGGATGCGCCTGTTCCCGCAACTGACGAACATGAAGTCGCTCGAACGCGATGCGTGA
- a CDS encoding YbjQ family protein has protein sequence MNDTSRSLDDLSPDRVTTAFDLPGHTTVRSLGVAQGIVVRSRSIVGSFGAGLQTLFGGNITLYTSLCEKARQQAFDKMLAEARRLGANAIVAMRYDSTEIGTGVTEVICYGTAVRVARDSGA, from the coding sequence ATGAACGACACTTCCCGCTCCCTCGACGACCTCTCGCCCGATCGCGTGACGACCGCGTTCGATCTGCCCGGCCATACGACCGTACGCTCGCTCGGTGTCGCGCAAGGCATCGTGGTGCGCTCGCGCTCGATCGTCGGCTCGTTCGGCGCGGGCCTGCAGACGCTGTTCGGCGGCAACATCACGCTCTATACGTCGCTGTGCGAAAAAGCACGTCAGCAGGCCTTCGACAAGATGCTCGCCGAGGCGCGCCGGCTCGGCGCGAATGCAATCGTCGCAATGCGCTACGACTCGACCGAGATCGGCACGGGCGTGACGGAAGTCATCTGCTACGGCACGGCCGTGCGCGTGGCGCGCGACAGCGGGGCATGA
- a CDS encoding GlxA family transcriptional regulator yields the protein MPEDFHFLLLPGFSALGFMSAVEPLRVANRFRAELYRWHVISVDGAPVAASNGIPVAAEAACADVERVDTVFVVAGFDPLVCYTRPLADWLRRQHRHGATLGGIDTGSFVLAEAGLFDASQPLTLHWEALAAFRERYPDLNATQELFEIDDRRITCAGGTASIDMMLDLIGRRHGADLAAVISEQFVVTRIRQRSDSQRLEIAARYGVHNRKLIQVIGTMQRHMENPLGSDALAEEVAITRRQLERLFSTTLNDTPTRFYQNLRLERARELLQQTDMSITSVCVACGFESPSHFSRTYRARFGVSPRSDRRATR from the coding sequence ATGCCCGAGGATTTCCACTTCCTGCTGCTGCCCGGCTTCTCCGCCCTCGGCTTCATGTCCGCCGTCGAGCCGCTGCGCGTCGCGAACCGGTTTCGCGCCGAGCTCTACCGCTGGCACGTGATCAGCGTCGACGGCGCGCCCGTCGCCGCGAGCAACGGCATCCCGGTCGCGGCCGAAGCCGCGTGTGCGGACGTCGAGCGTGTCGACACGGTCTTCGTCGTCGCCGGCTTCGATCCGCTCGTGTGCTACACACGCCCGCTCGCCGACTGGCTGCGCCGCCAGCACCGGCACGGCGCGACGCTCGGCGGGATCGACACGGGCAGCTTCGTGCTCGCGGAAGCCGGGCTGTTCGATGCATCGCAGCCGCTCACGCTGCACTGGGAAGCGCTCGCCGCATTCCGCGAACGCTATCCGGATCTGAACGCGACACAGGAGCTGTTCGAGATCGACGATCGACGCATCACCTGCGCGGGCGGCACCGCGTCGATCGACATGATGCTCGACCTGATCGGGCGGCGGCATGGCGCCGATCTCGCGGCCGTGATCTCCGAGCAGTTCGTGGTTACCCGGATCCGGCAGCGCTCGGACAGCCAGCGGCTCGAGATCGCCGCGCGCTACGGCGTGCACAACCGCAAGCTGATCCAGGTGATCGGCACGATGCAGCGGCACATGGAGAATCCGCTCGGCTCCGATGCGCTCGCGGAAGAAGTCGCGATCACGCGGCGTCAGCTCGAACGGCTGTTCAGCACGACGCTGAACGACACGCCGACGCGCTTCTACCAGAACCTTCGTCTCGAACGCGCGCGCGAGCTGCTGCAACAGACCGACATGAGCATCACGTCGGTGTGCGTCGCGTGCGGGTTCGAATCGCCCTCGCATTTTTCCCGCACCTATCGCGCGCGGTTCGGCGTGAGTCCGCGCAGCGACCGGCGCGCGACGCGCTGA
- a CDS encoding helix-turn-helix domain-containing protein, whose amino-acid sequence MFVFHQMFDDADRHAEALRGWDQRYDQIGPGPYRSTVKQAAPDGLLLFQETVNVRIAQRGRMPSGHTVVGIPLAGAGPLAFCGAPVERSAIVIARGGVPFEVHSPDDMSLICVVVDAALMQQIEDAAGVRLDDGAYRRGVVDMPGAARMRASLQIATLLERMLAAPDAFADARAQRELRGEIGNVLVDLLTYGMPAQPHGLTHACRADIVRRVHDYVIEHPEAPVDILSLCTQLRVSRRTMQNSFQSVVQTGPLNYVRSLRLAQVRRLLLDTRQADLSIADAAARWGFIHLGHFARAYKAQFGELPSTTVRRSARHTKTR is encoded by the coding sequence GTGTTCGTGTTTCACCAGATGTTCGACGACGCGGACCGGCACGCGGAGGCGCTGCGCGGCTGGGATCAGCGCTATGACCAGATCGGCCCCGGTCCCTACCGCAGCACGGTCAAGCAGGCCGCACCCGACGGCCTGCTGCTGTTCCAGGAAACCGTCAACGTCCGCATCGCGCAGCGCGGACGGATGCCGTCCGGCCATACCGTAGTCGGCATCCCGCTCGCCGGAGCCGGCCCGCTCGCGTTCTGCGGCGCGCCGGTCGAACGCAGCGCGATCGTGATTGCGCGCGGCGGCGTGCCGTTCGAGGTCCATTCTCCTGACGATATGTCGCTGATCTGCGTCGTGGTCGATGCCGCGCTGATGCAGCAGATCGAGGATGCGGCCGGCGTCCGGCTCGACGACGGCGCGTACCGGCGCGGCGTCGTCGACATGCCGGGCGCCGCTCGGATGCGCGCGAGCCTGCAGATCGCGACGCTGCTCGAGCGGATGCTCGCGGCGCCGGACGCCTTCGCCGACGCGCGCGCACAGCGCGAACTGCGCGGCGAAATCGGCAATGTGCTCGTCGATCTGCTCACCTACGGAATGCCCGCGCAGCCGCACGGCCTCACGCATGCGTGCCGCGCCGACATCGTGCGACGCGTCCACGATTACGTGATCGAGCATCCGGAAGCGCCCGTCGACATCCTGAGCCTGTGCACGCAACTGCGCGTGAGCCGGCGCACGATGCAGAACAGCTTTCAGTCGGTCGTGCAGACGGGGCCGCTCAATTACGTGCGCTCGCTGCGTCTCGCGCAGGTGCGGCGGCTGCTGCTCGATACGCGACAGGCCGACCTGTCGATCGCCGATGCCGCCGCCCGCTGGGGCTTCATCCATCTCGGCCATTTCGCGCGCGCATACAAGGCCCAGTTCGGCGAACTGCCTTCGACGACGGTGCGCCGCTCGGCACGCCATACGAAAACCCGCTGA
- a CDS encoding amine dehydrogenase large subunit yields MRTRRRTAAFATTLAFAAAACGGAHATEKPEELVVQKMPPWHPHEVYVVDISMPSMTDGRIYVYDADARKLLGQIDGGFAPGLAISPDHRTSFVATTYFSRGSHGTRTDVVEMTDNTTLDHAGEIVIPPKHAQHVPSPYNTAFSADGKRLYVANITPAASVTVIDVASKKVLSEVDMAACVLAYPSGNDRFTALCESGKALTVALDANGKETRRTMSDAFIDVDKDPAFVNASPYRGGYLFTTFSGNVRSADFSGAQPVFGKPWSLVTAAERADGWRPGGMQQTAVQAKLNRFYVLMHKGDEHSHKDPGTEVWVYDLQTKQRITRWNLAQQKIDPLVSIQASEDDKPLFYGLTGTSDLVVMDARTGRLQHVEKQIGNTSTLLVNP; encoded by the coding sequence ATGAGGACAAGGCGACGAACCGCCGCGTTCGCGACGACGCTGGCGTTCGCGGCGGCAGCGTGCGGCGGCGCGCATGCGACGGAAAAACCCGAGGAACTGGTCGTGCAGAAGATGCCGCCGTGGCATCCGCACGAGGTCTATGTGGTCGACATCTCGATGCCGTCGATGACCGACGGGCGCATCTACGTGTACGACGCCGACGCGAGGAAACTGCTCGGCCAGATCGACGGCGGGTTCGCGCCCGGGCTCGCGATCTCGCCCGATCACCGCACGAGCTTCGTCGCGACCACGTACTTCTCGCGCGGCTCGCACGGCACGCGCACCGATGTCGTCGAGATGACGGACAACACGACGCTCGATCACGCGGGCGAGATCGTGATTCCGCCGAAGCACGCGCAGCACGTGCCGTCGCCGTACAACACCGCGTTCAGCGCGGACGGCAAGCGGCTGTACGTCGCGAACATCACGCCGGCCGCGTCGGTGACGGTGATCGACGTCGCGTCGAAGAAGGTGCTGTCGGAGGTCGACATGGCCGCGTGCGTGCTCGCCTATCCGTCGGGCAACGATCGCTTCACGGCGCTGTGCGAAAGCGGCAAGGCGCTGACCGTCGCGCTCGACGCGAACGGCAAGGAGACCCGGCGCACGATGTCGGACGCGTTCATCGACGTCGACAAGGATCCGGCCTTCGTGAACGCGTCGCCGTATCGCGGCGGCTATCTCTTCACGACCTTCAGCGGCAATGTGCGCAGTGCCGATTTCAGCGGCGCGCAGCCCGTCTTCGGCAAGCCATGGTCGCTGGTGACGGCTGCCGAGCGCGCCGACGGCTGGCGGCCGGGCGGCATGCAGCAGACCGCCGTGCAGGCGAAGCTGAACCGCTTCTACGTGCTGATGCACAAGGGCGACGAGCACTCGCACAAGGATCCCGGCACGGAGGTCTGGGTGTACGACCTGCAGACGAAGCAGCGCATCACGCGCTGGAACCTCGCGCAGCAGAAGATCGATCCGCTCGTGTCGATCCAGGCGAGCGAAGACGACAAGCCGCTGTTCTACGGCCTGACGGGCACGTCGGACCTCGTCGTGATGGACGCGCGCACCGGCCGGCTGCAGCACGTCGAAAAGCAGATCGGCAATACGTCGACGCTGCTCGTCAACCCGTGA
- a CDS encoding MauE/DoxX family redox-associated membrane protein, whose amino-acid sequence MTLDPVLVTGAPAGAAVVVLLGAFAKWRRPAAFRDALAGYRLLPDALTAPAAFAIPLAEAAGAAALLFPDTRVAGAIGLIVLLAAFAAGLAINIVRGHTDIDCGCSGFGATRAPSHAPRGIGWLHVARVLLLVALVATALVEPGARAVVWFDYLTLFFSVLLIVCALLTVDVLLANLPRLSHLRNS is encoded by the coding sequence ATGACGCTCGATCCCGTTCTCGTTACCGGCGCACCGGCCGGCGCGGCCGTCGTCGTGCTGCTCGGCGCGTTTGCCAAGTGGCGGCGGCCGGCCGCATTCCGCGACGCACTGGCCGGCTACCGGCTGCTGCCCGACGCGCTGACCGCGCCCGCGGCGTTCGCGATTCCGCTCGCGGAAGCGGCCGGCGCGGCGGCGCTGCTGTTCCCCGATACACGCGTGGCCGGCGCGATCGGCCTGATCGTGCTGCTCGCCGCATTTGCGGCCGGCCTCGCGATCAACATCGTGCGCGGCCATACCGACATCGACTGCGGCTGCTCGGGCTTCGGTGCGACCCGCGCGCCTTCGCATGCACCGCGCGGCATCGGCTGGCTGCATGTCGCGCGCGTGCTGCTGCTCGTCGCGCTGGTCGCGACGGCGCTCGTCGAACCGGGTGCGCGCGCGGTCGTGTGGTTCGACTACCTGACGCTGTTTTTCTCCGTATTGCTGATCGTTTGCGCGCTGCTCACGGTCGACGTGCTGCTTGCCAACCTGCCGCGCCTTTCCCACCTGAGGAATTCATGA
- the mauD gene encoding methylamine dehydrogenase accessory protein MauD: protein MMQTALTVSTALLWVVVLALGAICLALVRQIGILYERIMPAGALMIDKGPAVGAIAPTFELTDIRGAHVKVGGIDATGKATLLFFLSPTCPVCKKLLPLLPSLQASESTPVNIVLASDGDLAEHAHFAQKHDLGRFPYVLSQELGLAYQIGKLPYAVLLDESGTVRAKGLVNTREHLESLFEAKERGVASLQQFVHGDHAHDHGAHAQHA, encoded by the coding sequence ATGATGCAAACCGCTCTCACCGTTTCCACCGCACTGCTCTGGGTCGTCGTTCTCGCGCTGGGCGCGATCTGTCTCGCGCTCGTGCGCCAGATCGGCATTCTGTACGAACGCATCATGCCGGCCGGCGCGCTGATGATCGACAAGGGGCCGGCGGTCGGCGCGATTGCGCCGACCTTCGAGCTGACCGATATCCGCGGCGCGCACGTGAAGGTCGGCGGCATCGATGCGACGGGCAAGGCGACGCTGCTGTTCTTCCTGTCGCCGACCTGCCCGGTCTGCAAGAAGCTGTTGCCGCTGCTGCCGTCGCTGCAGGCGAGCGAATCGACACCGGTGAACATCGTGCTCGCGAGCGACGGCGATCTCGCCGAGCATGCGCACTTCGCGCAGAAGCACGATCTCGGCCGCTTCCCGTACGTGCTGTCGCAGGAGCTCGGCCTCGCATACCAGATCGGCAAGCTGCCGTATGCGGTGCTGCTCGACGAAAGCGGCACGGTGCGCGCGAAGGGTCTCGTCAATACGCGCGAGCACCTCGAAAGCCTGTTCGAGGCAAAGGAGCGCGGCGTCGCGTCGCTGCAGCAGTTCGTGCACGGCGATCACGCTCACGATCACGGCGCGCACGCGCAGCACGCGTGA
- a CDS encoding methylamine dehydrogenase light chain, which produces MGLFDSWFERSARGVAQHSSRRSAMAKLGKVLVGSAMLPLLPVDRTAYAADAAPAASGAPAAGASDDPTSCDYWKYCAIDGWLCSCCGGTSSSCPPGTTPSPITWIGTCRNPHDGSDYIVSYNDCCGKTSCGKCFCNRNEREKPLYKLSLNNDINWCMANGNANYHCSVSVLLGAAKQ; this is translated from the coding sequence ATGGGGCTGTTTGATTCATGGTTCGAGCGGTCGGCGCGCGGCGTCGCGCAGCACAGCTCGCGGCGCAGTGCGATGGCGAAGCTCGGCAAGGTGCTGGTCGGCTCGGCGATGCTACCGCTGCTGCCGGTCGACCGCACTGCGTACGCGGCCGATGCGGCGCCGGCGGCATCCGGTGCGCCCGCAGCGGGCGCCAGCGACGACCCGACCAGCTGCGACTACTGGAAGTACTGCGCGATCGACGGCTGGTTGTGCAGCTGCTGCGGCGGCACGTCGAGCAGCTGCCCGCCCGGTACGACACCGTCGCCGATCACGTGGATCGGCACCTGCCGCAATCCGCACGACGGCTCCGACTACATCGTGTCGTACAACGACTGCTGCGGCAAGACGTCGTGCGGCAAGTGCTTCTGCAATCGCAACGAGCGCGAGAAGCCGCTGTACAAGCTGTCGCTGAACAACGACATCAACTGGTGCATGGCGAACGGCAACGCGAACTATCACTGCTCGGTATCGGTCCTGCTGGGAGCGGCGAAACAATGA
- a CDS encoding c-type cytochrome, whose product MKMKHAIEIAAAGIAALTLSGAAVAQQAAHYPAGKTLFDAQCAVCHQAGGKGQDGLAPPLIEYPGKYATVEQGRAQLVATLLHGMFGEIQVHDKHYNFKMPSFASASDDDIANVLNYVVFDLNAQHGDAKPFTPADIRAARAKEMDGTAVHAQRAIVTKGLGL is encoded by the coding sequence ATGAAGATGAAACATGCGATCGAGATCGCCGCCGCGGGCATCGCGGCGCTGACGTTGTCGGGTGCGGCCGTCGCGCAGCAGGCCGCGCATTACCCGGCCGGCAAGACGCTGTTCGATGCGCAGTGCGCGGTGTGCCATCAGGCGGGCGGCAAGGGGCAGGACGGACTCGCACCACCGCTGATCGAGTATCCCGGCAAGTACGCGACGGTCGAGCAGGGCCGCGCGCAGCTCGTCGCGACGCTGCTGCACGGGATGTTCGGCGAGATCCAGGTGCACGACAAGCACTACAACTTCAAGATGCCGTCGTTTGCGAGCGCGAGCGACGACGACATCGCGAACGTGCTCAATTACGTCGTGTTCGACCTGAACGCGCAGCATGGCGACGCGAAGCCGTTCACGCCGGCCGATATCCGTGCGGCGCGCGCGAAGGAAATGGACGGCACGGCCGTTCATGCGCAGCGCGCGATCGTCACGAAGGGGCTCGGGCTGTGA
- a CDS encoding c-type cytochrome produces the protein MTRRLPALLLAWAAAWAAVSPAHADGAAGAALVRQHWMLNCMGCHTATGGGIPGKVPPLSNSLGYFAHLPAGREYVMRVPGASNSALSDQELADVLNWVLTTMNRDALPSDFRPYTAAEVAAHRRPALADVATVRTGLIRALRARGIEGVAERY, from the coding sequence ATGACGCGTCGACTGCCGGCGCTGCTGCTCGCCTGGGCCGCCGCATGGGCGGCCGTTTCACCGGCGCATGCCGACGGGGCAGCCGGCGCGGCGCTTGTGCGACAGCACTGGATGCTCAACTGCATGGGCTGCCATACGGCGACGGGCGGCGGCATTCCCGGCAAGGTGCCGCCGCTGTCGAATTCGCTCGGCTATTTCGCGCATCTGCCGGCGGGGCGCGAATACGTGATGCGCGTGCCCGGCGCGTCCAACTCGGCGCTATCGGACCAGGAACTGGCCGACGTGCTGAACTGGGTGCTGACGACGATGAACCGCGACGCGCTGCCGAGCGACTTCAGGCCTTATACGGCCGCCGAAGTCGCTGCACACCGCCGTCCCGCGCTGGCCGACGTCGCGACAGTACGAACCGGTCTGATTCGTGCGTTGCGTGCACGCGGGATCGAAGGCGTCGCGGAACGCTACTGA
- a CDS encoding aldehyde dehydrogenase family protein: protein METNDTFPLLDATRAFLAKPKRMLVGAEWADAVSGRQLDVVNPADGSVLARVPDADGRDVEQAVAAARRAFDAGPWRTAKTTDRERLLLTLADLIEANARELAEIESLDNGKPVMVAQGLDVPMAAQCFRYMAGWATKIEGSVIDAGMPYLPDSEVFTYTRKEPVGVVGAIIPWNFPLLMAAWKLAPALATGCTVVLKPAEDTPLTALRLGELIRDAGFPDGVVNIVTGRGATAGAALSRDPRIDKIAFTGSTQTGKLIGHAALDNMTRMSLELGGKSPVIVLPDVDPDKAAQGVANAIFFNQGQVCTAGSRAYVHAKVFDDVIGRVAQIARSLKIGPGMDPATQVGPLVSAKQRERVCGYIGSGLDEGARALAGGRAIDGRGFFVEPTVMVDTTHAMRVVREEIFGPVLVAMPFDDIDTVVQLANDTPYGLGASIWSNDLSAIHKLVPRIAAGTVWVNCHSLLDNAMPFGGMKQSGFGRELGRAVIEQFTESKSVMMNYA from the coding sequence ATGGAGACGAACGATACTTTCCCGCTGCTCGACGCGACCCGCGCGTTTCTCGCGAAACCGAAGCGGATGCTGGTCGGCGCCGAATGGGCCGATGCGGTGTCGGGCCGCCAGCTCGACGTCGTGAACCCGGCCGACGGCAGCGTGCTCGCGCGCGTGCCGGACGCTGACGGACGCGACGTGGAGCAGGCCGTCGCGGCCGCACGCCGCGCATTCGACGCGGGGCCGTGGCGCACCGCGAAGACGACCGACCGCGAACGCCTGCTGCTGACGCTCGCCGACCTGATCGAAGCGAACGCACGCGAACTCGCCGAAATCGAATCGCTCGACAACGGCAAGCCGGTGATGGTCGCGCAGGGCCTCGACGTGCCGATGGCCGCGCAGTGCTTCCGCTACATGGCCGGCTGGGCGACCAAGATCGAAGGCAGCGTGATCGACGCGGGCATGCCGTATCTGCCGGACAGCGAAGTATTCACATACACGCGCAAGGAGCCCGTCGGCGTGGTCGGCGCGATCATTCCATGGAACTTCCCGCTGCTGATGGCTGCATGGAAGCTCGCTCCTGCGCTGGCGACAGGCTGCACCGTCGTGCTGAAACCGGCCGAGGATACCCCGCTCACGGCGCTGCGGCTCGGCGAGCTGATCCGCGATGCGGGTTTTCCGGACGGCGTCGTCAATATCGTCACGGGGCGCGGGGCCACGGCAGGCGCCGCGCTGTCGCGCGATCCGCGCATCGACAAGATCGCGTTCACCGGCTCGACGCAGACGGGCAAGCTCATCGGCCACGCGGCGCTCGACAACATGACGCGGATGTCGCTGGAACTCGGCGGCAAGTCGCCGGTGATCGTGCTGCCCGACGTCGATCCCGACAAGGCCGCGCAAGGCGTCGCGAACGCGATCTTCTTCAACCAGGGGCAGGTGTGCACGGCCGGTTCTCGTGCGTATGTCCATGCAAAGGTATTCGACGACGTGATCGGGCGCGTCGCGCAGATCGCGCGCAGCCTGAAGATCGGCCCGGGCATGGACCCGGCGACGCAGGTCGGCCCCCTCGTGTCGGCGAAGCAGCGCGAGCGCGTGTGCGGCTATATCGGCTCGGGGCTCGACGAGGGGGCACGCGCGCTCGCGGGCGGGCGTGCAATCGACGGGCGCGGCTTCTTCGTCGAGCCGACCGTGATGGTCGATACGACGCACGCGATGCGTGTCGTGCGCGAGGAGATCTTCGGGCCGGTACTGGTCGCGATGCCGTTCGATGATATCGACACCGTCGTGCAGCTCGCGAACGATACGCCGTATGGTCTTGGTGCGAGTATCTGGTCGAACGACCTGTCGGCAATCCACAAGCTGGTGCCGCGCATCGCGGCGGGCACCGTGTGGGTCAATTGCCATTCGCTGCTCGACAACGCGATGCCGTTCGGCGGCATGAAGCAGTCCGGATTCGGACGCGAGCTGGGCCGCGCGGTGATCGAGCAGTTCACCGAAAGCAAATCGGTGATGATGAATTACGCGTGA